A single Chloroflexota bacterium DNA region contains:
- the ftsZ gene encoding cell division protein FtsZ — MIDTVRGGMRAGDRARTPALIKVIGVGGGGCNTVRRMMRTQQTPGVEYIVANTDVKSLDLIQGGAISLQIGEHLTHGFGAGGDPKVGGQAAAEAEFLLKRALKDAELVFITVGMGGGTGTGAAPVVAQIARTCGGLVLAVVTTPFSFEGRKRDEVAMAGVDKLRSMVDNMIVVHNDRLLQYSDHNASISQAFAMADGVVSEGILSVSQLVNVPGEINVDLADVKAVMKLAGTAIMAMGHGEGQHPAMDAAEQAITNPLLDVTMKGARGLLVSFSGGPDLSLGEVNEAATAIAREADPNCNFKFGLASLSDELRGKAKVTVIATGIRASGIRTSSSSSSPPPSMTSTTKGLFKSLGQQIDKATKDRKWF; from the coding sequence ATGATAGATACAGTGCGGGGAGGCATGAGAGCGGGTGACCGTGCCAGGACACCGGCGCTGATCAAGGTAATAGGTGTCGGCGGTGGCGGCTGCAATACTGTCCGCCGCATGATGCGCACTCAACAGACTCCTGGCGTGGAATATATTGTCGCTAATACGGATGTAAAGTCCTTAGACCTGATCCAGGGAGGAGCAATTTCACTGCAAATCGGCGAGCATCTCACCCATGGGTTTGGTGCTGGGGGAGATCCCAAGGTTGGTGGCCAGGCGGCTGCAGAGGCGGAGTTTCTGCTCAAACGAGCACTCAAGGATGCTGAGCTGGTATTTATCACAGTGGGTATGGGTGGAGGCACAGGCACCGGAGCAGCTCCAGTAGTAGCTCAAATAGCCAGGACCTGTGGTGGGCTGGTTCTTGCTGTTGTAACCACCCCCTTCTCCTTTGAAGGCAGGAAGCGTGATGAGGTTGCCATGGCAGGCGTCGATAAGCTTAGGTCAATGGTCGACAACATGATTGTTGTCCACAATGACCGCCTTCTCCAATACTCAGACCACAATGCCAGCATAAGCCAAGCCTTCGCCATGGCTGACGGGGTGGTGAGCGAGGGGATCTTAAGCGTATCCCAGCTTGTCAATGTCCCCGGAGAGATAAATGTTGACCTGGCTGATGTGAAAGCCGTAATGAAGCTGGCTGGAACAGCTATCATGGCTATGGGCCATGGTGAGGGACAGCATCCTGCTATGGATGCTGCAGAACAAGCTATCACCAATCCTCTGCTCGATGTCACCATGAAAGGGGCCAGAGGGCTTCTGGTCAGTTTCTCCGGTGGGCCAGACTTGAGCCTCGGCGAGGTCAATGAGGCAGCGACAGCCATCGCCAGAGAAGCTGATCCCAATTGTAATTTCAAGTTCGGCCTGGCTTCCCTCAGTGATGAGCTTCGGGGGAAGGCCAAGGTTACCGTTATTGCTACAGGCATAAGAGCATCAGGCATAAGAACATCGTCGTCTTCGTCTTCGCCGCCACCCTCTATGACCTCGACGACCAAGGGGTTATTCAAGAGCCTGGGACAGCAGATCGACAAGGCGACCAAAGATCGCAAATGGTTTTAG
- the ftsZ gene encoding cell division protein FtsZ, with protein sequence MPKMEEAEKTLRVGDGVRAIAHIKVIGVGGGGCNAVRRMMYEHTLRGVDYIVVNTDIKSLELASHTQSVQYSIQIGSHLTEGFGAGGEPKVGELAAMESRMALQKVIRGADLVFITAGMGGGTGTGSAPVVADIARESGALVVAVVTTPFSFEGNKRTEVAFTGLRRLMEKVNSTIIVPNDHLLRLGDHDVPIQKAFAAADRVVAEGIMSISELINIPGEINVDLADVKRVMGIPGVALMATGWGKGANGAEQAAEEVIYEPLLETHVNGAKGVLFCFSGGPDLTLGGVEKAASLISKHVDPRALIFFGINLPREELIGQVKINLVATGIRPSVEGNWLSGVKQNLKSTAAQAQPSKLTRLGMGYAST encoded by the coding sequence ATGCCAAAGATGGAAGAGGCGGAGAAGACATTAAGAGTGGGGGATGGTGTCAGGGCGATAGCGCACATCAAGGTTATTGGGGTAGGCGGTGGTGGCTGCAATGCTGTCCGTCGGATGATGTACGAGCATACGCTCAGAGGGGTGGATTACATTGTGGTCAACACCGACATTAAGTCCCTGGAGCTAGCATCACATACCCAGTCTGTCCAGTATTCCATCCAGATTGGTTCTCATCTCACTGAGGGTTTTGGGGCAGGAGGTGAGCCCAAGGTCGGTGAATTGGCCGCAATGGAAAGCCGCATGGCTTTACAGAAGGTCATTAGAGGGGCTGATTTGGTATTCATTACTGCCGGCATGGGTGGCGGCACGGGCACTGGTTCAGCTCCGGTAGTGGCTGATATAGCCAGAGAGAGTGGTGCCCTTGTTGTCGCTGTAGTTACCACCCCGTTCTCCTTCGAGGGCAACAAGAGAACAGAGGTTGCCTTTACTGGCCTCCGTCGTCTTATGGAGAAGGTGAATAGCACTATCATTGTCCCCAACGATCACCTTCTCCGCTTGGGAGATCATGATGTCCCGATTCAAAAAGCCTTTGCCGCAGCAGATCGGGTGGTGGCAGAGGGGATCATGTCCATATCAGAGCTGATTAATATCCCTGGAGAGATAAACGTGGATTTGGCTGATGTCAAGAGGGTTATGGGTATTCCGGGAGTAGCCCTCATGGCTACAGGGTGGGGGAAGGGTGCCAATGGAGCGGAACAGGCAGCAGAAGAGGTTATCTATGAACCCCTGCTCGAAACTCATGTAAATGGTGCCAAGGGTGTTCTTTTCTGTTTCTCCGGTGGCCCGGACTTGACCCTTGGAGGAGTGGAGAAGGCAGCCTCTCTCATTTCCAAGCATGTCGACCCTCGTGCCCTTATCTTCTTTGGTATTAACCTGCCCAGGGAGGAGTTAATCGGCCAGGTAAAAATCAATCTGGTAGCTACGGGTATAAGGCCGTCAGTAGAAGGCAATTGGTTATCCGGAGTCAAGCAAAACTTGAAGAGCACTGCGGCTCAGGCTCAGCCGAGCAAACTCACCAGATTGGGTATGGGATATGCTTCAACATAG
- a CDS encoding DUF5343 domain-containing protein codes for MKSRGKNRLPPYLTYATWQRLLGALYQHVPLQLDQSYLKDLGVSESTALTVRATLSFLDLIGPGNEPTDKLLNLVKTEGENRRLLLREIAEAAYKPVFGGLDLEHATLGQVKECFRQFGADNNVGNKCLSFFLALAKDSGIGLSPNLLTRSRVGTSQKASPQALPPRKRRSPSLSSSPRRQLDKAGLLGSNYLAAKLPDFDPNWPKDVRGEWFDRLQTMMFLMDKFPSFNTEWPDDLKARWFDSMKEFLGKNSVKLLDS; via the coding sequence ATGAAATCAAGAGGAAAGAACCGTCTGCCACCATATTTGACCTACGCCACCTGGCAAAGGCTTCTTGGAGCTCTATACCAGCACGTTCCGTTGCAGTTGGATCAAAGTTATCTTAAGGACCTCGGGGTGTCCGAAAGCACAGCGTTGACTGTCAGGGCCACCCTTTCTTTCCTGGATCTGATCGGCCCCGGGAATGAACCAACTGATAAGCTCTTGAACCTGGTAAAGACAGAGGGAGAAAACCGCAGATTGCTGCTGAGAGAAATAGCTGAGGCAGCTTATAAGCCGGTATTCGGAGGCCTGGATCTGGAACACGCTACGCTGGGGCAGGTAAAAGAGTGCTTCCGCCAGTTCGGCGCTGATAATAATGTAGGCAACAAGTGCCTTTCCTTTTTCCTGGCTCTTGCTAAGGACTCAGGCATAGGGTTATCGCCCAACCTATTGACCAGGTCCAGGGTAGGGACATCTCAGAAAGCCAGCCCTCAGGCACTCCCACCCCGAAAAAGGAGATCGCCCTCTCTTTCATCATCCCCCAGGCGTCAATTGGACAAAGCCGGGCTGCTGGGATCGAACTATCTGGCTGCCAAATTGCCAGACTTTGATCCAAATTGGCCTAAAGATGTCCGGGGAGAATGGTTCGACCGTCTTCAGACCATGATGTTTCTAATGGATAAGTTCCCTTCCTTCAATACCGAGTGGCCAGACGACCTGAAGGCCAGATGGTTTGACTCTATGAAGGAGTTCCTGGGCAAGAACTCCGTCAAACTACTGGATTCTTAA
- the ftsZ gene encoding cell division protein FtsZ, translating into MNERDARVPAPIKVIGVGGGGCNAVRRMLVKPTPGVQYIVCNTDIKSLDSCPTDVLSVQIGEHITRGFGAGGDMAVGAKAAEEGRFLLKRALKDAELVFVTAGMGGGTGTGAAPVVAQIAKESKALVIAVVTTPFSFEGKRRFSLALTGIRRLRPEVDNLIIIHNDRLLQFCESNVPTQHAFSVADEAVSEGILAVSNLVNVSGEINVDLADVKAVMGIPGGALLAIGKADSKSRYPAQEAAEQAIQNPLLDIDIKGAKGILFNFSGGPDLTLGEVNDAANLIAREVDSSALMFFGMSTPSEEMRNVVKITLIATGIHPPLPTSWLAEMGETIKEVLTGHKRPGSYH; encoded by the coding sequence GTGAACGAAAGAGACGCAAGGGTTCCTGCGCCCATTAAGGTGATTGGTGTGGGTGGGGGTGGATGCAATGCTGTACGGCGGATGCTGGTGAAGCCGACGCCGGGGGTCCAGTATATAGTATGTAATACTGATATCAAATCGCTGGATTCCTGCCCCACCGATGTACTGTCGGTGCAGATTGGTGAGCATATCACCCGTGGCTTCGGGGCAGGGGGAGACATGGCGGTAGGGGCAAAGGCTGCGGAGGAGGGTCGTTTTCTATTAAAGAGGGCACTTAAGGATGCCGAGTTGGTATTCGTCACGGCTGGCATGGGTGGAGGCACGGGGACAGGCGCAGCTCCAGTTGTAGCTCAGATAGCCAAGGAAAGCAAGGCCTTGGTCATCGCCGTAGTAACCACCCCATTCTCTTTTGAAGGGAAGAGACGTTTCTCACTGGCTCTAACGGGTATCCGCAGACTCAGACCGGAAGTAGATAACCTGATCATCATTCACAATGACCGGCTGCTGCAATTCTGTGAGTCAAACGTCCCAACGCAACATGCATTTTCTGTTGCCGATGAAGCTGTTTCCGAGGGTATTTTGGCCGTATCTAACCTGGTTAATGTATCAGGGGAGATCAATGTTGACCTGGCTGATGTGAAAGCCGTCATGGGTATTCCTGGTGGTGCACTCCTTGCCATTGGCAAAGCAGATAGCAAGAGCCGCTACCCGGCGCAGGAAGCAGCAGAGCAAGCCATTCAGAACCCGTTGCTGGATATAGACATAAAGGGAGCCAAAGGCATCCTGTTCAATTTCAGTGGTGGCCCGGATCTAACACTGGGTGAGGTAAACGATGCGGCCAATCTCATTGCCAGGGAAGTGGATAGCAGTGCCCTGATGTTCTTTGGTATGTCCACCCCCAGCGAAGAAATGAGGAATGTGGTGAAGATCACGCTCATTGCCACTGGCATACATCCGCCTTTGCCCACCAGCTGGCTGGCTGAAATGGGAGAGACTATTAAAGAGGTGCTAACAGGGCACAAGAGGCCTGGTTCATATCACTAG